From a single Methanobrevibacter sp. genomic region:
- a CDS encoding zinc-ribbon domain-containing protein, with product MKVVCCKNCGAKYQLDDDDDISTFECSSCAGDLEYLENYSNEEKESNNSLISSRYDNSYIVQCQDCGLKYKIKSSDSILDYECDSCGGSLRYLDEEMNKELDSYLEERRTEIQNIRRESKPKEPTSEELNTNNTPSIKSITNKLENFFSEERMLQIADTEKEEEEIQEKVIAKTARTTIPQSVLSRFGKEFAVPKTNDYDVLKNFLKTEFFKGMEEYYPKNSETKSSNRFLDKISLKEPDNGELTPVETSLINNEPKFDIKNIDVKNMDTNNTIIIIGAVIFILSIIEILAINSGVGIVALFIGVIILCYGIYKTRDVKQTEERTRIIREHLLSLPEEFYVFYNVKTPTSTSGINHVVVGPTGIYALLSQKYNPKLRLESENENLNLIGTIEPEENKIEEFPSYGNTRKFRYTTKQAKFSQDNKVKQKSLSLGEDLINFLNDNNIKNCFVEPLVGFINNEVVVINMPLTDEDLFIEELLNKIQTATIKLDSETIDKCAVLINKYSADCSSEF from the coding sequence ATGAAAGTTGTATGCTGTAAGAACTGTGGTGCAAAATACCAACTCGATGATGATGATGACATATCTACATTCGAGTGTTCTTCATGTGCAGGTGACTTAGAATACTTAGAAAACTATTCTAATGAAGAAAAAGAATCCAACAATTCATTAATTAGTTCAAGATATGATAATTCATATATTGTTCAATGCCAAGACTGTGGATTGAAATACAAAATCAAAAGCAGCGATAGCATACTTGATTATGAATGTGACAGTTGTGGTGGATCTTTAAGATATTTAGATGAAGAGATGAATAAAGAGTTAGATTCATATCTTGAGGAAAGACGTACAGAGATTCAAAACATTAGAAGAGAATCAAAACCTAAAGAACCAACATCTGAAGAATTAAACACAAATAATACCCCCTCAATAAAATCAATTACTAACAAACTTGAAAATTTCTTTTCAGAAGAACGTATGTTGCAAATAGCAGATACAGAAAAAGAAGAGGAAGAAATTCAAGAAAAAGTAATTGCAAAAACAGCAAGAACAACTATACCACAATCCGTTTTATCAAGATTTGGAAAAGAATTTGCAGTTCCTAAGACCAATGATTATGATGTCTTGAAAAATTTCCTTAAAACTGAATTTTTCAAAGGAATGGAAGAATACTATCCAAAAAATAGTGAAACAAAATCAAGTAATCGTTTCCTTGATAAAATTAGCTTAAAAGAACCTGATAATGGAGAATTAACTCCTGTTGAAACTTCACTTATAAATAATGAACCTAAATTTGACATCAAAAATATTGATGTGAAAAACATGGACACCAATAATACAATCATTATTATTGGAGCTGTCATATTTATTTTAAGTATAATTGAAATTTTAGCTATCAACAGTGGTGTAGGAATTGTTGCTTTATTTATTGGAGTAATTATCTTATGTTATGGAATTTATAAAACTAGAGATGTAAAACAAACTGAAGAAAGAACAAGAATAATCAGAGAACACTTGTTAAGTCTTCCAGAAGAATTTTATGTTTTCTACAATGTTAAAACTCCAACTTCCACTTCAGGTATTAACCACGTTGTTGTAGGACCAACTGGAATTTATGCATTACTTTCACAAAAATATAATCCAAAACTTAGATTAGAATCAGAAAATGAAAATCTAAATTTAATTGGTACTATTGAACCTGAAGAAAATAAAATTGAAGAATTCCCAAGTTATGGGAACACAAGAAAATTTAGATATACAACAAAACAAGCTAAATTTTCACAGGACAATAAAGTCAAACAAAAATCATTAAGTTTAGGTGAAGATTTAATAAACTTCCTTAATGACAACAATATTAAAAATTGTTTTGTTGAACCATTAGTTGGATTCATAAACAATGAGGTTGTAGTCATAAATATGCCTTTAACCGATGAAGACTTATTTATTGAAGAATTATTAAATAAAATCCAGACTGCTACAATTAAATTAGATTCTGAAACAATCGATAAATGTGCTGTTTTAATCAACAAATATTCAGCCGACTGTTCTTCAGAATTTTAA
- a CDS encoding UDP-2,4-diacetamido-2,4,6-trideoxy-beta-L-altropyranose hydrolase: MDIRIDMFNNNKILVVIPAKGTSKGIPRKYVRLLDNKPLIYYSINIAKSSQYVDDVVVTTDDSEIASISEKFGASVIRRSEDLSGEDIPLEAVIFDAMVQKEKEAFDEYDIVITMLPTAPLLKVQTLDSAIEKFDDFGLESVISVVEDKHLYWGYDEDNKRFFPNYIERVDKKDLPSSFRETGAVIATRRGFINEISCIGDNIDVVVLSDEEAISIDGFKDWWAVETIIQRKKIAIVVNANNEIGTRRINSCLAFASKLVSHEFLFVLDEQQELGQNLVKKFGFNYKIYDGHESIYNILEEFGAQIVINDVSDTTEEYMSDLKEKGYFVVNFDDLGVGSNLADVVFDSLYEHDLSDTNVYSGHKFHVLKDEFYFQPCKVITQDLNNILIMIDGNDPKRLSEKFLAAILSTTYEKKINIILGRGYENIEQFISKYETNPLVQIYQNVSNVSDFMFKADILITSASKIMYDASSLGIPTICVYQNDLEASHVFANNVNGILNLGDVDSLTKQEFIDQFLELVNNYELRVDMHKKMRSIDFKHGYENICAVVKEEYRNFLMKK; encoded by the coding sequence ATGGATATAAGGATTGACATGTTTAATAATAATAAAATTTTAGTAGTTATTCCAGCAAAAGGAACCTCAAAAGGAATTCCCCGCAAATATGTTCGTTTGTTGGATAATAAACCTTTGATTTACTATTCAATTAACATCGCTAAATCATCCCAATATGTTGATGATGTTGTTGTAACTACTGATGATTCTGAAATTGCTTCCATTTCTGAAAAGTTTGGAGCAAGTGTTATTAGGCGCTCAGAGGATTTGTCTGGTGAAGATATTCCTCTGGAAGCTGTTATTTTCGATGCAATGGTTCAAAAAGAGAAAGAGGCATTTGATGAATATGATATTGTAATCACAATGTTACCGACAGCACCATTACTTAAAGTACAAACTTTAGATTCTGCTATTGAAAAATTTGATGATTTTGGTCTTGAAAGTGTAATATCTGTTGTGGAGGATAAACATCTATATTGGGGATATGATGAAGATAATAAAAGATTCTTCCCAAATTACATTGAAAGAGTGGATAAAAAAGATTTACCAAGTTCTTTTAGAGAAACTGGTGCAGTCATTGCTACCCGTAGAGGTTTTATAAACGAAATTTCTTGCATTGGGGACAATATTGATGTAGTGGTGTTGTCTGATGAAGAAGCTATTTCTATTGATGGGTTTAAAGATTGGTGGGCTGTTGAAACAATTATTCAAAGAAAAAAAATAGCTATTGTTGTCAATGCGAATAATGAAATCGGAACCAGAAGAATAAATAGCTGTTTAGCTTTTGCATCAAAACTTGTTTCTCATGAATTTTTGTTTGTTTTAGATGAGCAACAGGAATTAGGGCAAAATTTAGTTAAAAAGTTTGGTTTTAACTATAAAATTTATGACGGTCATGAGAGTATTTACAATATTTTAGAAGAGTTTGGTGCTCAAATTGTAATCAATGATGTGTCTGATACCACTGAAGAATATATGTCCGATTTAAAGGAAAAAGGATACTTTGTTGTTAATTTTGATGATTTAGGTGTAGGATCAAATCTTGCAGATGTGGTGTTTGATTCATTATATGAACATGATTTGAGTGATACAAATGTATATTCTGGCCATAAATTCCATGTTCTTAAAGATGAATTTTATTTCCAACCTTGTAAGGTAATTACCCAAGATTTAAATAATATTTTAATCATGATTGATGGAAATGATCCTAAGAGGTTATCTGAAAAATTCTTAGCAGCAATTTTGTCCACAACCTACGAAAAGAAAATTAATATCATTTTAGGCAGAGGATATGAGAACATTGAACAGTTCATATCCAAATATGAAACCAATCCTTTAGTCCAAATTTATCAAAATGTTTCAAATGTCAGCGATTTCATGTTTAAAGCAGACATATTAATTACTTCTGCTAGTAAGATTATGTATGATGCTTCTTCATTAGGTATTCCTACTATTTGTGTTTATCAAAATGATTTAGAAGCTTCACATGTTTTTGCAAATAATGTTAATGGTATTTTAAATCTTGGTGATGTTGATTCTTTAACAAAACAGGAGTTCATTGATCAATTTTTAGAGTTGGTTAATAATTATGAACTCAGAGTGGATATGCATAAAAAAATGAGATCAATTGACTTTAAGCATGGTTATGAAAATATTTGTGCAGTGGTTAAGGAAGAATATAGGAATTTCTTAATGAAAAAGTGA
- a CDS encoding N-acetylneuraminate synthase family protein: protein MNVINKHPFLIGEISFNYYDLAEKENVHYIQMAKFLVEKCSESGLDGVNFHVGDSEYLHCNYEDDSNISDKLTFDEYKKLADYSKELGLAFIITPDNKEIVDNLDDVVDGYKISSSNLTNIPLIDYISTKKKPIMLSTAAANLKEIKNAVSCIEDNSNFKIIIMHSVLSYPANLDDANLLMIKDLAGHFEDYDVGYSDYTISDDFMFILTTAFNYGAVVLEKYFTIDKSIEGHEFAMDEDDIRIFKLNSSVLSKINGYKSKQPLICESFSRKNVRKSIVAKRDIKSGDIINEIDIDFKRPANGISPEKIDEIIGKKVNYDIPKGSLIEYDMLS, encoded by the coding sequence ATGAATGTAATCAACAAACATCCTTTTTTGATTGGAGAAATTAGTTTTAATTACTATGATCTTGCTGAAAAAGAGAACGTTCATTATATTCAAATGGCTAAATTTTTAGTTGAAAAATGTAGTGAATCTGGTCTTGATGGTGTTAATTTCCATGTTGGGGATTCTGAATATCTTCATTGTAATTATGAAGATGATTCAAACATATCAGACAAATTAACTTTTGATGAGTATAAAAAATTAGCGGATTATTCAAAAGAACTTGGATTAGCATTTATTATAACTCCAGATAATAAAGAAATTGTTGATAATTTAGATGATGTGGTTGATGGTTATAAAATATCTTCTTCTAATCTAACTAATATTCCACTTATTGATTATATTTCCACTAAAAAGAAACCAATAATGTTGTCAACTGCTGCAGCCAATCTAAAGGAGATAAAGAATGCTGTTTCTTGCATTGAAGATAATTCTAATTTTAAAATCATTATAATGCATTCTGTATTGTCTTATCCTGCTAATTTGGATGATGCTAATCTTTTAATGATTAAGGATCTTGCAGGTCATTTTGAAGATTATGATGTAGGTTATTCTGATTATACAATTTCTGATGATTTCATGTTCATTTTAACTACTGCATTTAATTATGGTGCTGTAGTTTTAGAAAAATATTTTACTATTGATAAATCTATTGAAGGCCATGAATTTGCTATGGATGAAGATGACATTCGTATTTTCAAATTAAATTCAAGTGTATTATCTAAAATTAATGGATATAAAAGTAAACAGCCTCTGATTTGTGAATCTTTTTCAAGGAAAAATGTTAGGAAATCTATTGTTGCTAAAAGAGATATTAAATCTGGGGATATTATTAATGAAATAGATATTGACTTTAAAAGACCTGCTAATGGAATTTCTCCTGAAAAGATAGATGAAATCATCGGTAAAAAAGTAAATTATGATATTCCTAAAGGTTCTTTGATTGAATATGATATGTTGTCATAG